Within Streptomyces sp. NBC_00704, the genomic segment CGCAGGGCGCTCGCCTGCCGGCCGATCGACAGACCGCCGACGACGGTGGCGATCCGCAGCCGCAGCGAACGGGCGTAGGGGGTGAGGGCGTCGGTGACCTGCTGGGCCAGTTCCCGGGTGGGAACGAGGACCAGGGCCAGCGGCTGGCGGGGCTCGGCGCGCTGCCCGGCGGTGCGCGCCAGCAGGGCCAGCCCGAAGGCGAGGGTCTTGCCGGAGCCCGTCCGGCCGCGGCCCAGGACGTCCCGGCCGGCCAGCGAGTTCGGCAGCGTGGCGGCCTGGATGGGGAACGGCGTGGTGACGCCCTCGGCGGTGAGGGCGGTCAGCAGCTGCTCGGGCATGTCGAGTTCGGTGAAGGCCTCGACGGCCGGCAGCCCGGGAGTGAGGGTCACGGGCACGGCGAACTCACCGCCGGACGCGGCGGGACGGCTCCCGCGTCCGTTCCGACCGGCCTTGGCCGAACGGGACGGGGCGCCCTGGCGCCCGTCCGTACGGGAGCGGACGGAGCTGTTGCGGTTCATCCGTGACCTTCCTCGAAAGGGCGACACACCGGAACCGGGGCCCGCACTCGAGAGTGCGGGCCCCGGCCGTGTCGTCCGCTTGAAACAGACGTCAGACGATTCAGGCGGGGAGGATGTTCTCCGCCTGCGGGCCCTTCTGGCCCTGCGTCACGTCGAAGGTAACCTTCTGGCCTTCCTGAAGCTCACGGAAGCCAGACGTGGCGATGTTCGAGTAGTGGGCGAAAACGTCCGGGCCGCCACCCTCCTGCTCGATGAAGCCGAAGCCCTTTTCCGAGTTGAACCACTTCACGGTGCCAGATGCCATGCTGTATCTCCTTTGGGGCAATGCCCGGAGTCCACACCTTGCGGACCCGGCGTCGCAGGATCAGGAAAAGCCCCAAAAACAAAAAGAGTGCCCGTCGACGTATGGTCGAAGAGCACTCAAAAGCCTCTGGTAACCGAAACTGCCACTTTTATCACGGTAGCACATGTCGGCCGGAAGAGCTCGTGCAATGTGGCGCACGTCTCCTCGCGGGTCCCGGTTGAGTACGTGCACTCAGCAGGAACGGCCCGCGGCTCGACAGGCTGAGGACAGTAGCAGTCCAGCAGTCCAGCCGTCCGGCCGAGCAGAGGAGCCGCCCTGCGGGCGACCAGGGAGCAGAACGCCTTCTGGGCGGCCCGTCCGCGGTGAGCCGGTGCGCGGGTGTGCCGCTGT encodes:
- a CDS encoding cold-shock protein, with the protein product MASGTVKWFNSEKGFGFIEQEGGGPDVFAHYSNIATSGFRELQEGQKVTFDVTQGQKGPQAENILPA